The DNA sequence TTACAAGGATTTTATCTTTGCCTAATTCCTGAGAAAGAGACTTTGCCAGACCAACTACTCCCATGCGAAATGTGTTGGAAAGTATAAGGTTGTCAAGTACCGCTTTGATCGATGACGAAGCTGAGCATAGGATGCGCCCTTCCCCATTTGCCCTCATATGGGGCAGGACTTCACGGATCGTTCTGATGTATGAAAGCAGCGTAAGCTCGTACGCCTCCTGCCATGCCTCGTCGTCAAATGAATCGAATGTGCCCGCAGGAGGGCCTCCCGTGTTGTTTACAAGGGCAAAAATTTCTCCGTACTTTGCAACTGTGACTTCCACAAGCTTTTTGATATCTGCCGGGTCCGTTATGCTGCCGCAGAAATATGAAGGTTCCATTCCCGTAATCTCTTTGATTTCCGCCTGTGCCTGCTTGAGTTCTTCTTCAAAAGGGCTGAAGAGCATTACGTTAGCTCCTTCTCTTGCAAATTCTGTCGCTATTGCTTTGCCGAGCCCTGCGCTTGACGCCATTACCAGCGCGCATTTGTTCCTGAGTCCAAGATCCATTTCGGTTCCTCCTTCAAATTATACAGATTATTACTGCGGGTTATTTGACTGAACATATAGTTATTCCCAGCATTATTTTGATAAGACTATCATCTCGATAAATAATAAACAAACAGAATTAATCGAGTCTTTCAACAAGTTTTTTCTTGACTGGGCTGGGATCTATTCTGTATGAAGGACATCCCGCCTGCGCCAATCCCGGAAACGGCCGGAGCGGCTCAGTTTTTCTTCTGAACCAACCGGATCGATGTGTATTTCTTTTACTTTTATTTAACGTTGTCGTCATACTTTTTTGTACGGGTACTGATAGAATTAATCGATAAGAAAATTTTTAGATTGATGAAAGGAGAACAAATGGAATCACTCAGAAAAAAGAAAGGCTTTCTCTGCGATATGGACGGTGTTATCTACCATGGGGACAGATTGCTGCCCGGGGCCAGAGAATTTGTTGAATGGCTCGATCGAGAAAATAAAAAATATCTGTTCTTGACCAATGGGAGCGGAAAATCACCGAAGGACC is a window from the Synergistaceae bacterium genome containing:
- a CDS encoding SDR family oxidoreductase; translated protein: MDLGLRNKCALVMASSAGLGKAIATEFAREGANVMLFSPFEEELKQAQAEIKEITGMEPSYFCGSITDPADIKKLVEVTVAKYGEIFALVNNTGGPPAGTFDSFDDEAWQEAYELTLLSYIRTIREVLPHMRANGEGRILCSASSSIKAVLDNLILSNTFRMGVVGLAKSLSQELGKDKILVNVIAPGRIGTARIDYLDKVRADKLGKTVEEIQEAAFKNIPMGRYGKPEEYGKLAVFLCSAANTFITGQSVLVDGGMVKAI